The sequence below is a genomic window from Gavia stellata isolate bGavSte3 chromosome 11, bGavSte3.hap2, whole genome shotgun sequence.
AGGACTCGGGCGGTGAAATGGAGTGGACCAGATACTTCAGTAGCCGTCCCAGTGAGCCACGGGCACCCAGGGCTCCCCGCTGCAACCGGGAAAGCCGGGGGGGGGCCATCCCCAGGGGCTCCGGGAacagcagccaggctgcaaaaaaatagctttgccttaaaatacaaaaaaatctacaaaaatcagtttagaaacctttttccttttcctaaaacatcaaaaaaaaaaaaaaagaaagaaaaaaaaagagggataTAGTGTCAGGGTCTCCTCCCCTGAAACGCAACCCACGGCCCGCAGCCGGAGCTGGGGAGGAGTGAGGGGCACAGAGAGGaccggggggggggctgggaaACCGTTATATCAGGTTATATCACGAGGATGGGGCACGGAGGGTGAGTTTGGGAAGAAGGCAGAAGGCTCCTCAGGGTTGGGGTAGGATGCTGCGCCCGTCAGCCCCGGGGTGCTGGCCCAAGGCAGcgtcccccaccccccccagcatccctcctctgTGCAAATCAAAGCCCTTTCCACCACACAAGGCAGCTACGCCGATCGCGCCGGATGCAAAGCAGATTGTCGTGACAATTCGCCAGGCGGCCGCGCCAGCTCAGCCCAGTCCCGGGGCGCTGCTGAAGCCGGCAGCCCTCGCGGCGTCTGGGTCAGAGACAGCGCCTTTAGCTCCCGGCGCCCCAAAACATCGCGCCGATGCTTGGCGGGAGGTGCCAGCCACGGGCAGTCCTACGCACTAGCCCTTGGACAGTAAGGGTGGGAATTCGGCGGCGACACACACGGGGCATTTTAGATTCCTCCAATTTGTGTGTGCGCACGCGGTTcgtttggtttgtggtttgtttgtggttttttttttttttttcccttgtgaacagcaaaaaaatattctttagaaAACCGTATTTGCCCAAAGTGGATGCGCTAGTGCTCGTGGCTCTGCCGGCCGGCCGAGTCAGTAAGCGAAGCCCTCCGCGTAGGGAAGGCTGCTGCAGGGATCCATCTCCAGGAGGTACGCCGGGCTGTCCTCGAAGTGCGTCAGCGGCACCGTCTCCTCCTCGGGCACCGGGCAGTCGGGCTCCGTCTTCAAGAAGGGGCGTTGGTTGTCGGGGTAGGCCATGGAAAAGAGGGCGTCGGGGTCGCAGACGAACTTATAGACGTACCGCTCGCCGGCCACCtgcgaggaagaggaggaggagggcatgAGAGGTGCCCCTCACCTTCCCCCCCAGGGAACAGCAAGCGCGGCACGACCGACGCTGGACCTGGTCCCCCTCCCGCTGCGCCCCAGGACGCCAGGGTGACAGCGGGGGACAGTCACACCCTCCACCCACCCCTCCCTGGCAGCGCGGTCACTCGCCTTCTGCATGATGCCCTTCTCGTAGTAGTAGCGCAGGGAGCGGCTGAGCTTGTCGTAGTTCATGGCTGGCCGGTTCTTCTGGATGCCCCAGCGCCGCGCTAcctggggtggtggggggagaAAGTCAGCAGCCGTGAGGGCTCCAGCCGGGGTTTGGATGCGATCGCAACTGAAACGCGGGGCAGGGGCTCGGTTctgggggctggagcagccggGGGCGAAAGCGTCACCGTGGTCCCGGAGCAGCTCCCCGCCTGCTGCGATAAAACGCTCCAGCTCCGAGCGCCGGctgccgcgccgccgccgccaccgccaaCCCGAGGGCCGAATCAAAAGATGTTTGATTAGGGGAGTCTGCCAAAAAAGCCGCTTCAAAAAACCACAATTTCCATGCACGGCATAAGAGATATTATGGGTAATTACCCACAATGCGCAGCTCGGTGCTACAGCTGCTTTCAATTATTGCCGAAACAGCTTCTTCCTCTGTGTCACCCTCCTGCAGAGCCGCGCGGCTCCGGAACAGCACCGTGCCGGCACGGAGCCGCCGCTCAGGGCGAAGCGGTTTGGGACAGAGGGAGCCGTGGCTGAGCAACGGGTCTCAGCAAGACCGGGCACAGAGGCAACGCCACCGTGACCGGTGACTGCCGGCGGCTCTGGGAGCAGAGCGTGTGCCGTGCCGAGAGGCAGCGGAGGAGATTAAAGGCAAATTTCTATGGCTGCTTAGCGCAGACGGGCAGCTGGCTTTTCCCTCTTACCCTCAAAAGCTACCCGGAGAGTAAAGACACGTGTCTCGCTTCAAGTTCAGGCGTAAACTGCTGCGTTGCATGGGAAGAATCcggtcccccccgccccaggctCACCCTGCGGCCGTTCCCGGGCTGCGGCCCCGGCTCTGGCACCCCGGGCGCTGGGCCAGGACCCCCCTCTCCCTTACCTCCTCAGGCTCGATCAGCTTGAACTCCATGCCCCGGCCGGTCCAGGCGATGAAGTGAGCGTTGGCGGGATCGTCCAGGAGGGTGACCAGGAACTGCCAAAGCTGCAGGGACCCGCGCCGCTGGTAGGGAGGGCCCTCACGGTACAGGGTGGGCTCCTGCTTCACTTTACCTGCCCACACCAAAACACGGCCGGTTAAAcaccccggctctgcccctctCCTGGGCTGTGCCACCCGGCAGGGGACAAGGTACAGCGACACCGGGCTCGCCCCTGGGCCAGGACCCCCAGCGCAGGATCAGGCCCCAGGGCTGGACTGGGGAGAGGTGCTGGGGATGGCGCTGCAGGCAGGCGAGGCTCCGGGCGGGTGGCAGAGACGGGGAGGGAGCACGGCGGTGCCGCTGAGCAGCCGCAGGGGATGATGCTCAGTTCTCAAGAGCACCGTGCAGGCACAGCTTGGCCTTAAAAGCCGGCCgctgcagagcccagccccGAATCTCCCTCCATGAGCCCCCGTCACCCCCCCGCCCTCCTCCAGGGTCGGATTCTTACCCTCCAGCCTCTCCGGTACCACGCACGTGTCATCAAAATACAATCGTGTGTCCTTTTCATAGGAAAATCCTAGGGGGAAAAAGACCCTCGGTAAGCACAGGGCGGCTCCACCACGCCGGCCGGACCCCAAAAAACCCCTGGCTTAGCCCAATCCGGCACCAAGACCCCGAGCCCCAGCGCTTGGGAACCACCCCGTCCCCCGTTATTTCGCTGGCATCGCACCGGCTTGCCGGCTGAGCGCCACGCAGCTCTGTCCCCCGCCTCACCCCGGGGAGCTGGGGGACCCAAAACCCTCTTAGCAGCTACATCGGGCATGTTATCCCAGATTATACAGCGCGGCACGCTCGCCGGGGCTGGCGGCTGCGCGGCACAGGCCCTATGTTTTAGCGGCGGTGCTGGCGCTGCTCGCATGCGGGCTCGCGCGGGCGTTTTTGGGGTGCccggcagctctgccagctgtgacgggagggatgggatgggacacaCCGGGGATGCCGGGGATGCAAGAGGAGGCTTGGGGTGCACTCACCGTCATGGCTGCTGGGGAAGACGCCCCCCCGCAGGTACGAGGACTGGCAGTTAGGCACTTCTGCGGGGGAGACGAAAGCGGGGTTAAGGACGTACGTCCCGCGGGTCCCACCCAGCGCTCGGCAgcaccttcctccccaccccgaGCACGTCCTGCACCCAAGCCCGGGCGTCTCTCGTCTCTCCCCTCCCAACGCACCCTGGGCCGCTGCACCCACCCGCAGCCCCCACACCCAGAAAACCAGTACAATTTGGGGATGGGGGGCACTGGAAGGAGTGCGGGGAGCAAGGTCTAAGTCCGCTCGGGTTTTCACCACGTTATTCGGGCCCCGTTGGAAGGGAGGCATCGCCGCGCCTCCCCTGCCATCTGCTCGGCCATGCCACCCTCCATCCCGAGGTCGGGGTATTTTTAGTTCCTAAGGCGATTAGAGGATTTTTCCGTGATGCTGGTGGGGTCCAGAAGCCAGAAATCACAGCTGGCCCCAGGTCAGGGCTGCGGGGGGACCCGCCGGGTGCCGCAGGGCACCCCAGCCCACGGCTACGGCACAGACCACGCTGTGCAGCCTCTGGTGAACGCCTGCTCCATCCCCTCCCGctttagaaaaggaaagagagggaggaaaaaaaaaatagcaaaaaaaaaaaaaaagagatcatcTACCactgcaggagaagcagcagccggCACCGGGCAGCCCCGGCGTGGCACGGCACCCGCTGCCCGAGGCTCAACCCTGTgcccgccgcgctgccgcccGCGAGCCGCGGACGGCGGAGATGGCTCAGCTCCCCTGGGTGCCGCTGGCGTAACCCGGGCTCCCCGCCGAGTGCTGGCACCCAGCTGCCCCCTCCGACTGGCACCCACCTGAGTCGATGCAGTAGTCCCGGGGCTCCTGCTTGATGCCCATGGGGGGCTGGAAGCTgtggccgggggggccgggcaggCCGGGGCCGCCGTGCTCGTAGAGCGGGTCGTGGTACTCCTGCTTGAATCCCTGAggagggcggggggcggcggggccgaggGGCTCCGACAGCTGCCGGTGGTAGACGGGGCGGCTGTCCCCCGGGACCCCGGGCTGCGGCGGGAAGGGGTGGCAGGGCTCCGACAGCTGCCTCTGAAACCTGGGGAGAGAAGGACGCGGCGTTACCGAGGGGTAGCGGGGTCAGCCACGCCGGCACGCCGCcggctcccctccctcccagagCGGGACCCCGTGCCGGCTCGGTGCCCTCAGCCCGGGGTGGTTTGGGTGGCGTTGTGTTGGGTCGGTTCCTCAGGAGCGTGGCCACCCTGAGGACTCGTCCCGCGGGGCGCCGGGGAGCCCTGTCCCCCTCCGAGCGCTGGGGACGCCCCGCCGGGGGAGCGGGACAGCGCGCGGGCCACCTCTGCGGAGCACCGCTGGCATTGGGTGAGGGCAGCCCTGAGCTGCAGCGGGGCTGACTGGGTGAGAGcgagaaagggaaacaaacaaaaaaaaaaataaaaaaccccccagCCCACAACAGTAAAATCTCTGTAAACCAGTAAAATCTgccccccggggtggggggcagaggtgCGGGGCCCCGGGGATGCTGCCCTCGGGCCGGTGCTTACGCAAAACCaaatccaaaaccaaatccACTCCGCAGCCCCGGCTGGCCGCTAATCCGCCTGCGCGGCTGGGATTAAACCTTGAACTCGGGCGGTGGGGAACACTATTTTCGGCTCCAGGGTGCCGCCGCTGCCGGCTCGAGCCCCAGCAGGGTCTCCGCTGGCTGTGACGGATGAGGGACCATCTCGAGGGGGTGCCACCGCCGCATCCCCTCGCCCTCCAGCACCTTGAA
It includes:
- the ETV5 gene encoding ETS translocation variant 5 isoform X1 yields the protein MDGFYDQQVPFMGPGKSCAEEGRGRPGSDRKRKFLETDLAHDSEELFQDLSQLQEAWLAEAQVPDDEQFVPDFQSDNLVLHAPPPAKIKRELHSPSSELSSCSHEQAPCAGYGDKCLYNCCAYDRKPPAGFKPLTPPATPVSPAHQGSALPPPAPAVQAASHGAAPAPHPLQEQRQQTFAVPRPPHPPMHMPKMMSENQYPAEHRFQRQLSEPCHPFPPQPGVPGDSRPVYHRQLSEPLGPAAPRPPQGFKQEYHDPLYEHGGPGLPGPPGHSFQPPMGIKQEPRDYCIDSEVPNCQSSYLRGGVFPSSHDGFSYEKDTRLYFDDTCVVPERLEGKNPTLEEGKVKQEPTLYREGPPYQRRGSLQLWQFLVTLLDDPANAHFIAWTGRGMEFKLIEPEEVARRWGIQKNRPAMNYDKLSRSLRYYYEKGIMQKVAGERYVYKFVCDPDALFSMAYPDNQRPFLKTEPDCPVPEEETVPLTHFEDSPAYLLEMDPCSSLPYAEGFAY
- the ETV5 gene encoding ETS translocation variant 5 isoform X2, which encodes MDGFYDQQVPFMGPGKSCAEEGRGRPGSDRKRKFLETDLAHDSEELFQDLSQLQEAWLAEAQVPDDEQFVPDFQSDNLVLHAPPPAKIKRELHSPSSELSSCSHEQAPCAGYGDKCLYNCCAYDRKPPAGFKPLTPPATPVSPAHQGSALPPPAPAVQAASHGAAPAPHPLQEQRQQTFAVPRPPHPPMHMPKMMSENQYPAEHRFQRQLSEPCHPFPPQPGVPGDSRPVYHRQLSEPLGPAAPRPPQGFKQEYHDPLYEHGGPGLPGPPGHSFQPPMGIKQEPRDYCIDSEVPNCQSSYLRGGVFPSSHDGFSYEKDTRLYFDDTCVVPERLEGKVKQEPTLYREGPPYQRRGSLQLWQFLVTLLDDPANAHFIAWTGRGMEFKLIEPEEVARRWGIQKNRPAMNYDKLSRSLRYYYEKGIMQKVAGERYVYKFVCDPDALFSMAYPDNQRPFLKTEPDCPVPEEETVPLTHFEDSPAYLLEMDPCSSLPYAEGFAY